In one Suricata suricatta isolate VVHF042 chromosome 9, meerkat_22Aug2017_6uvM2_HiC, whole genome shotgun sequence genomic region, the following are encoded:
- the LOC115300757 gene encoding dehydrogenase/reductase SDR family member 4, with product MPKAGLLLNCGARAWKSVRMASSGMTRRDPLANKVALVTASTDGIGFAIARRLARDGAHVVVSSRKQQNVDRAVAALQGEGLSVVGTVCHVGKAEDRQRLVATAVNLHGGIDILVSNAAVNPFFGNIMDVTEEMWDKILDINVKATALLTKAVVPEMEKRGGGSVVIVASVAAYVPFPGLGPYNVSKTALLGLTKNLARELVQRNIRVNCLAPGLIKTSFSHMLWMDKEREESIKETMQIRRIGKPDECAGIVSFLCSEDASYITGETVVVGGGTPSRL from the exons ATGCCGAAGGCGGGGCTGCTGCTGAACTGCGGCGCTCGGGCGTGGAAGTCTGTGCGGATGGCCAGCTCAGGGATGACACGCCGGGACCCGCTCGCCAATAAGGTGGCCCTAGTAACAGCCTCCACCGACGG GATCGGCTTCGCCATCGCCCGGCGCCTGGCCCGAGATGGGGCCCATGTGGTGGTCAGCAGCCGGAAGCAGCAGAACGTGGACCGGGCAGTGGCGGCGCTGCAGGGAGAAGGACTGAGCGTGGTGGGCACCGTGTGCCACGTGGGGAAGGCGGAGGACCGGCAACGACTGGTGGCCACG GCTGTGAACCTCCATGGGGGCATTGACATCCTGGTCTCCAATGCCGCTGTCAACCCTTTCTTTGGAAACATAATGGACGTCACCGAGGAGATGTGGGACAAG aTTCTGGACATTAACGTGAAGGCCACAGCCCTCCTGACAAAGGCAGTGGTCCCAGAGATGGAGAAACGAGG agGCGGCTCAGTGGTGATTGTGGCCTCCGTAGCAGCCTACGTCCCGTTTCCT ggcctgggcccctACAACGTTAGTAAAACAGCCTTGCTAGGCCTCACCAAGAACCTGGCCAGAGAGCTGGTCCAAAGGAACATCAGGGTGAACTGCCTGGCACCAGGACTCATCAAGACTAGCTTCAGCCATATG TTGTGGATGGacaaggaaagggaggagagCATAAAAGAAACCATGCAGATAAGAAG GATAGGCAAGCCAGATGAGTGTGCAGGCATCGTGTCTTTCCTATGCTCTGAAGACGCCAGCTACATCACCGGGGAGACAGTGGTAGTGGGTGGAGGGACCCCATCCCGCCTCTGA